Proteins from a genomic interval of Zingiber officinale cultivar Zhangliang chromosome 2A, Zo_v1.1, whole genome shotgun sequence:
- the LOC122044284 gene encoding receptor-like protein EIX2: MASPVIVSNPLVYFFLIILLFPSKFMQLCIEEERKALLSVRAGIPDVNKKLRPWRGYDCCSWEGVGCNNITGHVTILDLSADYGGAPAEVHPSLFDLKHLIELDLSYNNFHGAPLPVLIGSLTMLERLHLSYTSFSGGIPYQLGNLSHLRYLDLSYAAFSGKIPYQLGNLSNLLSLDLSYNSISEEIPESIGNLKNLQVLDMPGNKIVGAIPDALGSLCNLSEINLSNNSITGELDYFFEQLSRCRSKSRSTVLELSFNQLKGSVPTSLAKLSTLLQLSLSSNGLVGVLTDAHFANLTSLDTLDLSQNNLSVEVSEGWLPPFQATEIYMSSCNLGPRFPSWLRNQTKFITLDMSNNIISGALLDWFWHSLRYFSPGNIYLSYNNFEGMLPNIQIKAALLDLSHNFFSGPIPESLVTPCFIVSNNRLNGSIPSSICAANVQILDFGHNGLSGALPDCWGNSSTLSFIDVSNNKLSGGIPKTFKFAATLQSLQLSNNSLSGTIPSTLQHCRELKVIDFSRNDLSGAIPSWIERRLLSLRALSLRSNKFAGAIPLRLLSIPSLQVLDLAHNLLSGSLPPYFANFTPNIIFADFLMGNIILIAKDLTLDFTLSTRVSSIDLSNNNLSGMIPRELTNLSDLHFLNLSSNNFSGNIPDNIKLMSQLESLDLSNNQLSGGIPPSISSLNFLTILNLSYNNLVGEIPAGSQLQTFTNLSYIGNPKLCGKPLSSKCPGDNPTIDNGITKEEDMHEDDEHGRKWYFIGFAPGFVFGFWGFMAAVMIKKSIRIKYILLIDKICTCFT, encoded by the coding sequence ATGGCTTCCCCTGTTATTGTGTCCAATCCTTTGGTCTACTTCTTCTTGATCATTCTTCTGTTTCCCTCTAAATTCATGCAACTCTGCATCGAGGAGGAGAGGAAGGCCCTCCTCAGTGTGAGAGCTGGCATCCCGGATGTCAATAAGAAGTTAAGACCATGGAGGGGCTATGACTGCTGCAGCTGGGAAGGCGTCGGCTGCAACAACATCACAGGTCACGTGACAATACTTGACCTCTCTGCTGATTATGGAGGAGCTCCAGCCGAGGTACACCCTTCGTTATTTGATCTGAAGCatttaattgagttggacttgagCTACAACAACTTCCATGGAGCTCCACTTCCTGTGTTGATTGGATCTTTGACAATGTTAGAGCGCTTGCATCTCTCTTATACTTCATTCAGTGGTGGAATTCCCTACCAGCTAGGCAATCTCTCCCATCTTCGTTACTTGGATCTCTCTTATGCTGCATTCAGTGGAAAAATTCCCTACCAGCTAGGCAATCTCTCCAATCTTCTTTCCTTGGATCTAAGCTATAACAGTATCAGCGAAGAGATACCAGAAAGTATTGGAAACCTTAAAAACTTACAAGTTCTGGACATGCCTGGTAACAAAATTGTTGGAGCCATACCTGATGCCTTGGGCAGTCTCTGCAACCTGAGTGAAATCAATCTCTCTAATAACAGTATAACAGGGGAACTTGATTACTTCTTTGAACAACTATCTAGATGCAGAAGCAAAAGCAGATCAACTGTTCTCGAGCTTAGTTTCAATCAATTGAAGGGCTCAGTTCCAACATCATTGGCAAAGTTATCTACATTACTACAGTTAAGCTTGTCTTCAAACGGCTTGGTTGGAGTCCTCACAGATGCTCACTTCGCCAATCTCACAAGTTTAGATACATTGGATCTATCTCAGAACAATTTGTCAGTCGAGGTAAGTGAAGGTTGGCTTCCTCCATTTCAAGCAACTGAAATATACATGTCCTCTTGCAACTTGGGACCCAGATTTCCTTCGTGGCTACGAAACCAAACTAAATTTATAACCTTAGACATGTCGAATAATATAATATCAGGAGCTTTACTGGATTGGTTTTGGCACTCTTTAAGATACTTCAGCCCTGGAAATATATATCTAAGTTACAACAACTTTGAAGGCATGCTTCCAAACATACAAATCAAGGCAGCGTTGTTGGATCTGTCTCACAATTTTTTCTCAGGTCCAATTCCAGAAAGCTTAGTAACTCCATGTTTCATTGTGTCCAACAACAGACTGAATGGCAGCATCCCATCCTCCATTTGTGCAGCAAATGTGCAAATTCTGGATTTTGGACACAATGGTTTATCTGGAGCACTCCCTGATTGTTGGGGCAATTCATCAACATTGAGCTTCATTGACGTTTCCAACAACAAATTATCCGGTGGCATCCCCAAAACATTCAAGTTTGCAGCCACTCTCCAATCACTGCAATTGAGCAACAATAGTCTATCTGGTACAATTCCCTCAACCTTGCAACATTGTAGGGAACTCAAGGTTATCGATTTCAGTAGGAATGACTTGTCTGGTGCCATACCCAGTTGGATCGAAAGGAGATTGTTGTCCTTACGGGCCCTTTCTCTAAGATCAAATAAGTTCGCCGGTGCAATCCCATTGCGCCTATTATCGATCCCTTCTCTCCAAGTGCTAGATCTCGCTCACAATCTTCTCTCTGGCTCCTTACCTCCTTACTTTGCTAATTTTACCCCCAACATCATCTTTGCTGACTTTCTAATGGGGAACATCATCTTAATTGCAAAGGATTTAACACTTGATTTCACTTTGAGCACTCGTGTTAGTAGCATTGACCTCTCTAATAACAATCTCTCTGGCATGATTCCTAGAGAGTTGACAAATCTTAGTGACCTTCACTTCCTCAACCTATCCTCAAATAATTTCTCAGGAAATATACCAGATAACATCAAGCTAATGAGTCAACTAGAATCACTTGATCTTTCAAACAATCAGTTGTCAGGAGGAATTCCTCCCAGTATCTCTTCTTTAAATTTTCTCACCATCTTAAACTTATCTTATAACAATCTTGTTGGAGAAATACCAGCAGGCTCTCAGCTTCAAACCTTTACTAACTTGTCCTACATCGGCAATCCCAAGCTTTGTGGGAAGCCACTATCAAGTAAGTGCCCAGGCGACAACCCGACCATTGACAATGGAATCACAAAAGAAGAGGACATGCATGAAGACGATGAGCATGGAAGAAAATGGTACTTCATTGGATTTGCCCCTGGATTTGTGTTTGGCTTTTGGGGATTCATGGCTGCAGTTATGATAAAGAAGAGCATAAGAATCAAATACATCCTACTCATTGACAAGATTTGCACTTGCTTTACATGA